ACTTCTCGTTACGAATTTCTACAGCGATTATCAGTCTTATTTCCTTACTTATAACTGAAATAAGCGTAAAAATACCTCGTTCTGCCTTGATGAAACTTGGTTTGCTAACTAAAGAATAAAATGGCGCTTTCTTTGGTCGTGGAATCGAAGTTTTCATCAAGGGCGAGATCACTAACTCTTCGAACGAAAATCGAAACGCACGAGcgatataaattaaatatcgtTCAAGTATAAAAAAATATCATTGATTAAATTGTCGTTCGTGCTAATTGATTTTCACGTAATGGTCTATCTAAGTCTAATTGAACATGAAAAAATATGATACAatttcattataaaaatatcaatgTAACCTTAGATCATAAATTCTAATCAAAGACACTACAAGACGTTTGAATTACCCTAATGTTTTGGACTTATTGAGACTTAAGTACTTGTAAATAATGTACTCGTGATCGATTTGTACTGTCGGGCACCGTTATTACAAAATGCTTGATTCGTACCATTCGTTCAAAATAATCAATCTGTctacaaaaatattattaaaaactttCCGGTCCCAAAATGGTCTCACGAACTATTAAGTTTTCGTTTTCCGGAATGAAATTGTCATTAACACCTGTGATTTGAATCAAATTAATCTCAGTGGATCCCGTGATTTCTCCAGCTTCTTTATACACGTCGTCGCATCTCCACGTTTCATTCACGGATTTTATGCAAGAGATATTCAGTCCTATTTTGCAGACATTCATTTCGAGCTCTTCTTTTTTATCTACAGTTTTCATTAATGGTTCTATATTCTGATCTTCAACGCGAGTTACGGAATTCGACGTATCCCCGCTAATTGAATCTTCGTTTAGTTCCGTCGCTTTCTTAAAGGATATATTTCTTTCTCTTTTAAATATACGATTTTTTAGATCCGGATTCGCGAGAAATAATTGACACCGTTTAGTATGCATCTTCATGTTATCATGGCGATTGAAAGGTTTGTCGCACGCAGGGCAATGAAATCTACAGCAAACAGAATGCGTAATTAAAAACATTGCAATATAATTGAAAAATGGGATACTCCGAAATTTACCTAATTTTACTGTGTACCGCCATGTGGGCAGCTACGTGAGATTGTTGACCAAATGATTTTTCACAAACAGGGCACTTGTATTTTCTGATACCTTCGTGTTTTAAAAGATGTTCTTTTAAGATTTGGCTACTCTTATACATATTTGGGCATAGAGAACATTTATATTTTGCAGCAGCATGaacctgaaaaaaaaaaaaatggtattTTCTTATGAAATTATATTACCAAATACAATGACGAAAACTGAACAGAATATAATTTACATTTTGATGATTGTGCAAAGCTTTCCTTGACTGAACATGTTTGCCACATACGTTACATACATAATCTTGCGAGTGAACGTTTTTGTTATGTGTTTTTAGCGCTTCCTGGCTGGATAAATAAGCAGAGCATAATTTGCATACGACAAATTTGTCTTTATTATGTATGATCATGTGCGCTCGTAATCTGCCTCTCGAATAAAATTCCTTGTCACAGATTTTACAATTGATAtcctaaaaaattttttaaacgaataaataaaatacaacgaAAATGTATGTAATCGTTAATAAGCGTCGAGAGTTTGTTTCCGTATACCTTTTGTGGTTTATGAGTAGCGCTGTGGTAACTCAGCATTTGTCGACTTGCGCTTGTAAAGTCACAGAGTTTACATTTAAATGGGCGGGCACCCGTATGAGTATTAATATGTTCCTCCAATAAAACGGCAGTTACATATTTCCTTTCACAAAGATGACATTCAAACGGTTTAATTTTTAGATGACTCTTTCTGATATGGCAACGAACGTTGGTGACAGTTACCGTGGAAAAGTCACACGCCTTGCATTGATATGGTTTCATCTTCAAATGACCCCAAATATGTACCTGCGATAATAACAAACATCACACCCTTCTACTTCGACACTCGAAACTAAAACTGTATTAGTTTCGTGTTAGAACTGCCCTACCTATTGTACTGCTTAGGTACAACAATTTAACTTACCTGACACTTGTCCATTCTGAGGTAAAACGTACCACAGATATTACAGCGTATATTCTTCTTATCAATTATCGTCAAATTCTTCTGCACTTCGGCCGGGTTAACGATCGACATATCAACCGTGTAGTAAGTTTCGATAGCTTCCTTTTGTTCGTCGCTGATCAATTCGGTGATTTTAGCGAACGATCTATCCTTGCTCTTGTTCCTGTTGAATTTACTATCAGGACTGAGTAGTTGCATAAACGACAGATCAGCGTCGTCAGATTCTGAATCATCTTTTATACTCTGGCTCGTCGCGTTCGTTGTAACATACACTTCCGTTTTAACTTCCTGCATTTTTTTGGTAATGGAACTCCCGCTGGTCTGGAAGGATTTTATAACGGTTACACGATTCTGTTCTTCGAATATTTCCGATTTCAAATCCTTATGATCCGTGATAGTTAAAACATCAGAATGCTCTGCGACATCATACTGTGCTGTGAAATTACTTTTCTTGTTTGTAATTTGTTTTATCTCCTCCTTCAATGGAGAATCTATCAAATTTTCTTGTTCCTGAATTGACACGTCATTAGAGATCCAAACAAGTTGATCTATCTCCTTAGTTTGCTGAGGAAATGCACTTTCTGTCTCTCCTTTTTCTTGCTTCACAATAACCGATATTGCTTTGCTTTTCATGGAATTGTCTTCGTTCATTTTTAAAGGGTCTTCAATTATTTCAGAGTCTTTGACATTAGTTTCTGCTTCAATCGTATTATCATCAGGTATAGTAACATTTTTACTATCTTCATCATGAAACTCATTCGACGACGCATCTACTACTACTTCTTCCTTCGCTGCTCTTTCAACTTGAGGCTTAGATAATATCACAGAATTGTTTGCCAAGTTAGATTTGTTATTTATCCAGATCGTATGTAGATAGTGCCTCTTATACGGattatccttgtttttttcatcTTGTACATGCTCTTCCAGTTTCCTCTTTAGACTCAAATATACACTggcttctttcattttttctaTTTTACTTTTCCTACCCCTTTTGCGACGTAACGGTTGTTCTGAATGTATACTATTACTAGCGTTTTGACTGGACCTTATTGTACTATTCAGAGATTCTGATCTTCTGTTGCGAATTATTGTTTCCTTTGaaacattttctttttcatCTAATGCTAGGACTTTTGTACATTTTTGTACAGCCATTCGCATGACAGACTGAACTTTATTCGAACAGTCATTGTTATCTATGCGGTAAAGACTATTACTTCCGTCTTTCGTTTCGTTACTGTAGTAAGATTCATTATTCACAGCCAAACCATGTTTTGTACTTTTTGATCCGCCAGGCAATAGAACTTTTGCTTTACGTTTCGCATCGTACATTGATGGAAAAGTATTCTCTTTGTCAGATTCAGTATCACTTTCTTGTTGATATGTTTCTTCCAACTTATTTTTACTCTGTtgaatacaaaaaaaaagttCTCAATACCAGTAATCATTCCCTGTATTTTATTAATTCCTAAGCACATTAGTTCTAATGAATATCATTATTTTCTTATCTTAATTTAATGggggatactagaggccaaaataagacgaaaatcaagaataccaatttcttgatggacgcttcgttaaaaagttagtaacgtctaaagttccgaccgttctgaatttttttctcgaaaatgcgcaggatttcgggggtatgtctattcacaaaaaatgattgtaattgacccccgcaaccgacaataatttttccaaaacgatttgaatttttttttttccgtcgaaaaatttaggcgccaaattagattttcggtaaggaatttttttctcaaaagtgcgtaggatttcgagggtatgtgtaatgaccaaaaatgattgtaattgaccactgcaaccgaagataatttttctaaaacgatttgaaatttttgaatttaattgttaataactttttaacgaagcctcgatcaacaaattggtattcttgattttcatctta
This genomic window from Colletes latitarsis isolate SP2378_abdomen chromosome 8, iyColLati1, whole genome shotgun sequence contains:
- the LOC143344982 gene encoding uncharacterized protein LOC143344982, yielding MELGEGEAQICRLCGQCERIYIDVFGEEGTKRFLGLKIHTKINILIDERDPLPKAICVQCLGKLEFVCDFQEECLRTQQALRDRYNLPSLTETADVKTEETTPSTSTNNNNNDMDKNLNSPSEENARETEPRISRTTKSQRNLRSQQQAKNNEEIGKEQIIMQSMNDENGESMESPETTPTRWLRSRQNTETTSTNEKATDPPIANRLRSHNSTAMEVTVSSRNNSIENMEKQTGKQQDPHTIQIPTSALNKLLTSVSNSPNIEVSVKESRNQSNDVEDISFTVELCKKESDDVATVRAQVFPDQGSCLVDKAIVDLLQNQSCVEVNSIINTIISTSLKNGNSAKSRDSADFEQKWQISQNPEELFKIDGEEIRVDDNVEHIVTDNQNGYSCKLCRKFYERKDKCMVHVKTHLGIKQYTCILCNAKFVCKSDVIKHIRCSHTNPRPIQCPKCPKRFKSKFYLMEHDNVHKGVRPYSCTDCGQSYHHKVSLQIHMKSHLPPQNLACEYCSKIFPYRTRLLCHIGSVHLKNRRNFKCRFCYNLYSSLSVLNEHIKTRHATTYTCEVCSKTFKVASKYKAHVLQHSNPKPFVCNICNNRYASKTFLSEHLLKHEGLRKYICQKCGARFAQASHLAAHRHVHGEKKHACPECGRKFNRRDNMKVHRKRHFKEKKTVISKQKNASGADVTSTVSNEKLERKEFYIIIKENDGLPHIVCIRCIGTLEFLCDFYETCHLTQMELSGASKNKLEETYQQESDTESDKENTFPSMYDAKRKAKVLLPGGSKSTKHGLAVNNESYYSNETKDGSNSLYRIDNNDCSNKVQSVMRMAVQKCTKVLALDEKENVSKETIIRNRRSESLNSTIRSSQNASNSIHSEQPLRRKRGRKSKIEKMKEASVYLSLKRKLEEHVQDEKNKDNPYKRHYLHTIWINNKSNLANNSVILSKPQVERAAKEEVVVDASSNEFHDEDSKNVTIPDDNTIEAETNVKDSEIIEDPLKMNEDNSMKSKAISVIVKQEKGETESAFPQQTKEIDQLVWISNDVSIQEQENLIDSPLKEEIKQITNKKSNFTAQYDVAEHSDVLTITDHKDLKSEIFEEQNRVTVIKSFQTSGSSITKKMQEVKTEVYVTTNATSQSIKDDSESDDADLSFMQLLSPDSKFNRNKSKDRSFAKITELISDEQKEAIETYYTVDMSIVNPAEVQKNLTIIDKKNIRCNICGTFYLRMDKCQVHIWGHLKMKPYQCKACDFSTVTVTNVRCHIRKSHLKIKPFECHLCERKYVTAVLLEEHINTHTGARPFKCKLCDFTSASRQMLSYHSATHKPQKDINCKICDKEFYSRGRLRAHMIIHNKDKFVVCKLCSAYLSSQEALKTHNKNVHSQDYVCNVCGKHVQSRKALHNHQNVHAAAKYKCSLCPNMYKSSQILKEHLLKHEGIRKYKCPVCEKSFGQQSHVAAHMAVHSKIRFHCPACDKPFNRHDNMKMHTKRCQLFLANPDLKNRIFKRERNISFKKATELNEDSISGDTSNSVTRVEDQNIEPLMKTVDKKEELEMNVCKIGLNISCIKSVNETWRCDDVYKEAGEITGSTEINLIQITGVNDNFIPENENLIVRETILGPESF